The proteins below are encoded in one region of Segatella copri:
- the lpxA gene encoding acyl-ACP--UDP-N-acetylglucosamine O-acyltransferase produces the protein MNQISPLAFVHPEAKLGDNNIIGPFCYIDKDTVLGDNNVLQNSVTIHVGARIGNNNEFFPGASISTKPQDLKFKGEQTTCEVGDNNSIRENVTISRGTASKGKTVVGSNNLLMETVHVAHDCVLGSGLIIGNSTKFAGEVVIDDNAIVSANVLVHQFCHIAGYVMIQGGCRFSQDIPPYIIAGKEPTRYCSINLIGLRRRGFSNETIQNIHEAYRLLYSKGILKEGIEEIKKNLEVTKEIQYIIDFVESSQRGIIR, from the coding sequence ATGAATCAGATTAGTCCATTAGCGTTCGTTCACCCAGAGGCAAAACTCGGTGACAACAACATTATCGGTCCTTTCTGCTATATCGACAAGGACACCGTTTTGGGCGATAACAACGTATTGCAGAACAGCGTTACCATCCACGTGGGCGCTCGCATCGGCAACAATAATGAATTTTTCCCAGGCGCCAGCATCTCTACCAAGCCTCAGGACTTGAAGTTCAAGGGCGAGCAGACAACCTGCGAGGTTGGCGATAACAACAGCATCCGTGAGAACGTTACTATCTCTCGTGGTACAGCCTCTAAGGGCAAGACCGTAGTAGGCAGCAACAACCTCCTGATGGAGACCGTTCACGTGGCTCACGACTGCGTGCTCGGCAGCGGCTTGATTATCGGCAACTCTACCAAATTTGCCGGTGAGGTGGTAATAGACGACAACGCCATCGTCAGCGCCAACGTTCTCGTTCACCAGTTCTGCCATATCGCAGGCTACGTAATGATCCAGGGCGGTTGCCGTTTCTCTCAGGATATTCCTCCATACATCATTGCCGGCAAGGAGCCAACCCGCTACTGCAGCATCAACCTCATCGGTCTGCGCCGTCGCGGTTTCAGCAATGAGACCATCCAGAACATCCACGAGGCTTACCGCCTGCTCTACAGCAAGGGTATATTGAAGGAAGGTATTGAGGAAATCAAGAAGAATCTTGAGGTTACCAAGGAGATTCAGTATATTATCGACTTCGTAGAGAGTTCTCAGCGAGGCATTATCCGATAA